The following is a genomic window from Enterobacteriaceae endosymbiont of Donacia sparganii.
ATAGCTTCTGTTCCTTCAGGAGCTTCAACAGGATCTAAAGAAGCAATAGAATTACGTGATAAAGATAAAAAAAGATTTTTAGGTAAAGGAGTCTTAAAATCTATTAAAATAATTAATACTGTTATTAATAAATATTTAATTAATCAAAACTCATTAAATCAATCATATATTGATAATATCATGATTAATTTAGATAATACTGAAAATAAATCAAATTTTGGAGCTAATACTATTTTAGCTGTCTCATTAGCTAATGCTAGAGCTTCTGCGTTATTTAATAAAATACCATTATATAAATATATTAGTCATATTAATGGTATATCAAAAAAGTTTTTTATGCCATTACCAATGATTAATATTATTAATGGAGGTAAACATGCTGATAATAATTTAGATATACAAGAATTTATGATTCAACCTATTGGTGCAAAAAATATAAAAGAAGCTATACGTTATGGTGTAGAAATTTTTCATCATTTATCTTTTGTACTTAAAAAAAATAAATTAATTACTTCAGTAGGAGATGAAGGTGGATATGCTCCTAATTTAAATAATAATAGTGAAGCATTTGAAATGATATCAAAAGCTATTAATAATGCTGGTTTTATTCTTGGTAAAGATGTTACCTTTGCTATTGATTGCGCTGCTTCTGAATTATTTTATGATAATAAATATCATTTAAATAGTGAAAAAATTAGTCTTTCTTCAAAAGAATTTACAAATTTTCTATTTAATTTAATAAAAAAATATCCTATTACTTCTATTGAAGATGGTCTAGATGAATCAGATTGGGATGGTTTTATATATCAAACAAAAAAATTAGGTGATAAAATTCAATTAGTGGGAGATGACTTATTTGTTACTAATATTAAATATTTAAAAAAAGGTATTGAAAAAAAAATAGCTAATGCTATTTTAATAAAACCAAACCAAATTGGTTCTCTAACAGAAACATTATCTACCATAAAAATGGCTAAAAAAGCAGGATATAAAATTATTATTTCTCATAGATCTGGAGAAACAGAAGATACATTTATCGCAGATTTAGCTGTAGGAGTAAATGCTGATCAAATTAAAACAGGTTCTATGAGTCGTTCTGATAGAAATGCAAAATATAATCAATTAATTAGAATTGAAGAAGAATTATAAATTTTTTTTTATAAACTATGTTGTGTATGTATCCAACATAGTAAAATATTATTTTTAATATATTCATTTAACATGAAAATATATACAGAAAAAGAAATAATTTTTTGGTTAAAAAAGCAAAGTTTTTTTACTAAAAATTTGTTAAAAATATCTTATTTATTAAATTTTATTAATATATGTATAATAATAATACAAAATTGGATTTTAGCACAACAAGTACAAAATTTCTTTTTAAAAGAAATTAAAAATAAAATTTTTTATTATTATATAATAATATTATTTTTATGTTTTATTATAAAAGGATTTATAACTATTATAGTAGGTAAAATTAATTTTCATTATAGTCAGTTAATAAAATTTTCTATTAGAAAAAAAATTTTAAATAAATTAACATTTAATTATTATGAAAAATTAAAAAATCAAACATCAGGATCTGATTTATCATTAATTATAGATCAAGTAGAAAATTTACAAGATTATTATAATAAATATATACCTCAATATTTTACTGTAAAAATATCATCATTAATAATTTTATTTACTATTTTTTTTATTAGTTGGATGTTAGGAACAATACTTATAATAATAAGTATATTAATAATTTTTTTTATAATAATAATTGGAGAAAAAACTGTAAAAAAAAATAAAAAAAATTTTAAAATATTATCTATTTTAAATGGATTATTTTTAGATAGATTAAAAGGTATAGAAACTATTAGATTATTTAATTTTCAAAAAATAGAAATAAAAAAAATTTCATTATATATTGAACAATTTAGAAAAAAAAATATTGAAATATTAAAAATTATTTTTTTAACTTCATCAATTTTAGAATTTTTTTCTTCTATTTCTTTAGCATTTATTACTATGTATTTTAGTTTTATATATTTACATATAATAAATTTTGGTTTTTATAACCAAAATATTAAAATATTACATAGTTTTTTTATATTAATATTAATTTCCGAATATTTTCAAAATTTTAATAATTTAGGATTACTTTATCATATTAAATTAAAAGCAATTGCAGCTGCAAATGATATCATAAAGTTATTAAATAATAAAAAATATATTAATTTAAATCATGAAAAAAAATATTTTTTAAAAAAAATTAATAAATTAGAAATAAAAGCTAAAAATTTAATAGTTAAAAATAAAAAAGGTAATATATTAATAGGTCCTATTTCTTTTAAAATAACTTCTGGACAAAATATAATTATTAATGGTCCTAATGGATGTGGGAAAACAACATTATTTAATATTTTTCTAGGTCTTTATCCATATGATGGTTCTTTAAAAATTAATAATATTGAATTTAAAGATATAAATTTATATAGTTGGTATAAACAAATCTCATTTGTTAGACAAAATCCTAAATTACCTTCTATAACAATTAGAAAAAACTTATTTTTTCATAAAAAATTAAATAAAAAAAAAATAAAAAAAATTATAGAAGAAATTGGCATAATAAATTTTTTAAAAAAATTACCTAATGGATTAGATACTATTTTATATAAAGAAAATACTTATTTATCAGTAGGACAGATACAAAGAATAGCTATTGCTAGAGCTTTAATTAAAAATTATATATTCTTATTATTAGATGAACCTATATCTAATATAGATATAAAAAGTCAACATGATATTATTCAAACAATACAAAAAAATACTTCATTATCAAAAATAAGTATAACAATTACACATAAAATATATAAAATAGATTATTATAATGAAATTTGGTATATGAAAAATGGTAAAATTATTAAAAAAATATATTCTAAAATTTAATAAAATAAATAATTTTTTATTTAAAAAAGGAAATTTTTAAAAATGTTTAATTTATTATTTTTTTTAAAATATTATCAAAAATATATCAAAAAAATTTTTTACGGGATTTTATTATCTATAATTAATAATTTAATGAATATATTATTATCTATAATATCAGGATATTTATTAACTTCTACTTTTTTATTAGGTATTAAAAATTATTATATAGATTATAATTATCTTATACCTGCCACTATTATTAGAATTATTTCAATAATAAAAATCATTACAAAATATTTTGAAAAAATAATTCAACATAATAATACTTTATTTTTATTAAAAAATTTAAGAATTTTAATTTTAAAAAAAATATTTCCACTATATCCATCTAATTTAATTACAATTAATAATATTGAAATTTTAAATATATTAATTTCAGATATTGAAACATTAGATTTTTTATATATGAAAATTATTTCTCCTATTTTTATTATAAGTATAATAACTTTAATAATTTTAATAAATTTAAGTTTTTTTGATATAATTTTTTCTTTAATTTTATTTATAACTACTATATATTTAGTATTATTCTATATTTTTTATTTTTATAATAAAGGTAAAATTATAGGAAAAAAAAATATAAATATAAAAAAAAAATACTATTATTTTATCAATAATATATTATCATTTTATACAGAATATAAAATATTTGAAGATATAAAACATATTTTTAATAAAATTAAAATTTTAGAATTAAAATGGCAAACAATACAATCAATACAAAATAATTATAATATTCAATCACAATTACTAATTACTTCCATAATTGATATTAATATTTTATTACTATTAATATATAGTCATATCTATAATATAAAATTACAACATAAATTTATATTATTTTTATTATTTTTAATTACATTTTCAAAAATATTATTTCCTTTAAGTAATATTTTTCAAAATATTAATGAAATATTTTTATCAGCTAAAAAAATTTTTAATATTATAGAACAAAAACCTATTATTTGTTTTATAAATAAAAATTTTAATAATAATAATTCTTCTTTGAAATTATATATTGATAATTTATCATTCTATTATAATAGAAAATATCCATATATTTTAAAAAATATATCTTTATATATAAAGAAAAAACAAAAAATAGCTATTACTGGTCATAATGGTTGTGGAAAATCAACATTATTAATGTTATTAACTAGAGGATGGGATCCTGTAAAAGGTAATATTTATTTAAACGAATATAATTTAAAAAAATGGAGTTTATCTTCATTAAGAAAAAATATAAGTGTTATGACTCAAAAAATATATTTATTTAGTGATACACTAAAAAACAATATTTTATTAAATAATCAAAATAATATCAATATTAATAATGATTATTTAATAGAAATTTTAAAATTAGTTGGTTTAGAAAAATTATTAGATAATAATACAAATTTAAATGAATGGATGGGAGAAGGAGGAAGAATCCTTTCAGGAGGAGAATTAAAAAAATTAGGTATAGCAAGGACTATATTACATAATGGAAATTTAATATTATTAGATGAACCAACAGAAGGATTAGATATAATTTCATCTAAAAAAATAATTAATTTAATTTTATCAATTTTTCAAAAAAAAACAATTATATTTATTACTCATAATATTAATATAATGAAAAAAATGGATTATATTTATTTTATGGATAATGGTTATTTGATTGAACAAGGTAAATATAATAACTTAATAAATAAAAAAGGTTATTATTGGGATTATTTAAAAAATAATATATGATAGTATATCTAACCTTAACTTATAATGAAAGGAGTAATAATGTCTAAAGAAGATAATATAGAAATGCAAGGAGTAGTATTAAATACATTACCTAATACTATTTTTCATGTAAAATTAGAAAATGGTCATGTAATAACAGCTCATATTTCTGGTAAAATGAGAAAAAATTATATTCGTATATTAACAGGAGATAAAGTGACTGTAGAATTAACTCCATATGATTTAGAAAAAGGTAGAATTATTTTTCGTAGTCGTTAGTTAATAAAATTATTCACTTTATTATATATAATTATTTAATAATTTAAAAATAATAAAAGAATATTTCTTTTTATAAAAAAAATACATATTTACATCTTATTTAAAAATTTTTGTACATCCAGTGCAGCCATACATCCTGTAGCTGCTGAAGTGATTGCTTGTCTATAATTATTATCTATAACATCACCAGCAGCAAAAATTCCTGGTATACTTGTTTGTGTAAAATTCAAACTATTTAATTTATCATTATTTATTAAAATATAACCATTTTTATCCATTTTTAATATATTTTTAAATAAACTACTATTAGGAATAGTACCTATTAAAATAAATAATCCATAGATTGGTATTATTTTAATATTTTTATCATATATAGAATATATTTTAATACCTGTAATTCCAGTATTATTTCCTAAAATTTCCTTTACAATATAAGGAGTATGTAAAATTATTTTCTTATTTTTTAGTATTAATTTTAATTTTTTAAGTAATATTTTTTCTGCATTGAAAGTATTTTTTCGATGAATTAAATGTACTTTAGAAGTAATTGTTGATAAATATAAAGCTTCTTCTACAGCAGAATTACCTCCTCCTATAACAGCAACTGTTTTATTACGATAAAGAAATCCATCACAAACAGCACAGGAAGATAATCCTTTTCCTATAAATTTTTTTTCAGAATCTAAACCTAAAAATTTAGGATAAGATCCAGTAGCAATAATTATACTATTACATATATATGTAAATAAATTACCTTCTACAATAAAAGGAGATTTTTTAAAATTAATAATTTTTATTATTGTATCACTAATAATATTAGTGCTAAAATATTTAGCATGGTTATGTAATTGATCCATTAATTTTTGTCCAGTTATATTTGGAAAATTTCCTGGCCAATTTTCTATATTAAATGTTTGTGTTAATTGTCCTCCAATGTTATTTCCTGTTACTAAAATAGGATTTAAATTAGCTCTTGTTGCATATATAGCTGCTGTATAACCAGCAGGTCCAGATCCTAATATAAGAAGTTTTGTTTTTTTATTGGGTTTCATATAAATTTATATATTTTTAATATTTTAAATATTATATATAGAATATATAATATTTAAATAAAATATTTTTAAAAATTATAATATTTAAAATAAATTTATGTTAATAAACATATAAATTTATTTATTTAAAATAGGAAATATTATGTTAGATATAAATTTATTACGTAATAATATTAATTATGTATATAAAATTTTGAAAAAAAGAAATTTTTATTTAGATATTAATCTTATTAATAAATTAGAAAAAGAACGTAAAAATTTTCAAATAAAAATAGAAAAATTACAAATAAAAAAAAATAAAATATCTAAAATTTTAGCTAAAAAAAATATTAATAATATATCTGAATTAAAAATAATAGTAATTAATATTAATAATCAGATATCAAAATATAAAATTTTATTAAATAATATTAAAGACAAAATAAATAATATTTATATTACAATACCAAATCTTCCTTTAGAAGATGTACCTATAGGAAATAATTATAATGAAAATAAAGAAATAAAAAAATGGGGTAAAATAATTAAATATGATTTTCCTATAAAAGACCATGTAGAATTAGGTATTTTAAATAAAGGTATTGATATAGAAGCAGGTGTTAATTTAAGTGGATCAAAATTTATTGTATTAAAAGGATTAATAGCATATTTACATAGAATACTTATTCAATTTATGTTAGATATTCATATAAATCAACATCATTATAAAGAGGTTTATGTTCCTTATATAGTTAAAAAAAAAACTTTATATGGAACAGGACAGTTACCAAAATTTAGTAAAGATCTTTTTCATATAAAAAATTTTAAAAATTCTAATACATGTGAATATTTTTTAATTCCTACAGCGGAAGTACCTTTAACAAATTTAGTATATAACCAAATTATTGAAGAAAAAAAATTACCAATTAAATATGTTGCTCATAGTCCTTGTTTTAGATCTGAAGTTGGTTCATATGGGCAATATAATAAAGGTTTAATACGTACACATCAATTTGATAAAGTAGAATTAGTACAATTAGTAAAACCTCAAGATTCCATCCAATCTTTAGAACAAATTACTGATCATGCAGAAAAAATATTACAATTATTAAATTTACCGTATAGAAGAGTATTGTTATGTACAGGAGATATGAGTTT
Proteins encoded in this region:
- the eno gene encoding phosphopyruvate hydratase; this encodes MSKIKKIIGREIIDSRGNPTIEAEVHLNNDIVGIASVPSGASTGSKEAIELRDKDKKRFLGKGVLKSIKIINTVINKYLINQNSLNQSYIDNIMINLDNTENKSNFGANTILAVSLANARASALFNKIPLYKYISHINGISKKFFMPLPMINIINGGKHADNNLDIQEFMIQPIGAKNIKEAIRYGVEIFHHLSFVLKKNKLITSVGDEGGYAPNLNNNSEAFEMISKAINNAGFILGKDVTFAIDCAASELFYDNKYHLNSEKISLSSKEFTNFLFNLIKKYPITSIEDGLDESDWDGFIYQTKKLGDKIQLVGDDLFVTNIKYLKKGIEKKIANAILIKPNQIGSLTETLSTIKMAKKAGYKIIISHRSGETEDTFIADLAVGVNADQIKTGSMSRSDRNAKYNQLIRIEEEL
- a CDS encoding ATP-binding cassette domain-containing protein; the encoded protein is MKIYTEKEIIFWLKKQSFFTKNLLKISYLLNFINICIIIIQNWILAQQVQNFFLKEIKNKIFYYYIIILFLCFIIKGFITIIVGKINFHYSQLIKFSIRKKILNKLTFNYYEKLKNQTSGSDLSLIIDQVENLQDYYNKYIPQYFTVKISSLIILFTIFFISWMLGTILIIISILIIFFIIIIGEKTVKKNKKNFKILSILNGLFLDRLKGIETIRLFNFQKIEIKKISLYIEQFRKKNIEILKIIFLTSSILEFFSSISLAFITMYFSFIYLHIINFGFYNQNIKILHSFFILILISEYFQNFNNLGLLYHIKLKAIAAANDIIKLLNNKKYINLNHEKKYFLKKINKLEIKAKNLIVKNKKGNILIGPISFKITSGQNIIINGPNGCGKTTLFNIFLGLYPYDGSLKINNIEFKDINLYSWYKQISFVRQNPKLPSITIRKNLFFHKKLNKKKIKKIIEEIGIINFLKKLPNGLDTILYKENTYLSVGQIQRIAIARALIKNYIFLLLDEPISNIDIKSQHDIIQTIQKNTSLSKISITITHKIYKIDYYNEIWYMKNGKIIKKIYSKI
- a CDS encoding ATP-binding cassette domain-containing protein; amino-acid sequence: MFNLLFFLKYYQKYIKKIFYGILLSIINNLMNILLSIISGYLLTSTFLLGIKNYYIDYNYLIPATIIRIISIIKIITKYFEKIIQHNNTLFLLKNLRILILKKIFPLYPSNLITINNIEILNILISDIETLDFLYMKIISPIFIISIITLIILINLSFFDIIFSLILFITTIYLVLFYIFYFYNKGKIIGKKNINIKKKYYYFINNILSFYTEYKIFEDIKHIFNKIKILELKWQTIQSIQNNYNIQSQLLITSIIDINILLLLIYSHIYNIKLQHKFILFLLFLITFSKILFPLSNIFQNINEIFLSAKKIFNIIEQKPIICFINKNFNNNNSSLKLYIDNLSFYYNRKYPYILKNISLYIKKKQKIAITGHNGCGKSTLLMLLTRGWDPVKGNIYLNEYNLKKWSLSSLRKNISVMTQKIYLFSDTLKNNILLNNQNNININNDYLIEILKLVGLEKLLDNNTNLNEWMGEGGRILSGGELKKLGIARTILHNGNLILLDEPTEGLDIISSKKIINLILSIFQKKTIIFITHNINIMKKMDYIYFMDNGYLIEQGKYNNLINKKGYYWDYLKNNI
- the infA gene encoding translation initiation factor IF-1, which produces MSKEDNIEMQGVVLNTLPNTIFHVKLENGHVITAHISGKMRKNYIRILTGDKVTVELTPYDLEKGRIIFRSR
- the trxB gene encoding thioredoxin-disulfide reductase; translated protein: MKPNKKTKLLILGSGPAGYTAAIYATRANLNPILVTGNNIGGQLTQTFNIENWPGNFPNITGQKLMDQLHNHAKYFSTNIISDTIIKIINFKKSPFIVEGNLFTYICNSIIIATGSYPKFLGLDSEKKFIGKGLSSCAVCDGFLYRNKTVAVIGGGNSAVEEALYLSTITSKVHLIHRKNTFNAEKILLKKLKLILKNKKIILHTPYIVKEILGNNTGITGIKIYSIYDKNIKIIPIYGLFILIGTIPNSSLFKNILKMDKNGYILINNDKLNSLNFTQTSIPGIFAAGDVIDNNYRQAITSAATGCMAALDVQKFLNKM
- the serS gene encoding serine--tRNA ligase, which translates into the protein MLDINLLRNNINYVYKILKKRNFYLDINLINKLEKERKNFQIKIEKLQIKKNKISKILAKKNINNISELKIIVININNQISKYKILLNNIKDKINNIYITIPNLPLEDVPIGNNYNENKEIKKWGKIIKYDFPIKDHVELGILNKGIDIEAGVNLSGSKFIVLKGLIAYLHRILIQFMLDIHINQHHYKEVYVPYIVKKKTLYGTGQLPKFSKDLFHIKNFKNSNTCEYFLIPTAEVPLTNLVYNQIIEEKKLPIKYVAHSPCFRSEVGSYGQYNKGLIRTHQFDKVELVQLVKPQDSIQSLEQITDHAEKILQLLNLPYRRVLLCTGDMSFSSSKTYDLEVWFPSKNKYYEISSCSNMLDFQSRRIKARYREIKNKKMTFIHTLNGSGLAVGRTLAAIIENYQLKNGSIKIPKILQPYMQGLTHIK